CAAGTGGGCAAAGGCATGGTTATTGAAAAGAGCATGTGAGTACTGAGCGAGCAAGTGTCTTGCATCTAGAGCTCACTCTGTGAGCAGGAAGAGGGGAAAAGAGGCTGGAAGAGGTGGCGGGGGCTGAGACACTGGATGCCATGTGCTCATAGGATCCTGCTTCTCCATCAAGACCCAGTTTGGATGTTACCTCCATTGGGAAGTCTCTCCATGCACCTCAAGGAATCTCTATAGCCTTCTTGGACAGACTACATTGTGACCTTTATTGGCTGTCTACCATGGGGAGGAAGAAAGGCTAGGGTGACCTAAGATTCACAGTGTGTGCAGAAAAGGAGGGGTGGTAGacattgtaaaaataataataataaatcacaataaactgcaaaGAAACCTAAATAGAACAGAAtgaccagaagggggagctctcacaCTCTGGGACAAGAACTGAGCCcaacaggaagaaaataagatTCCTTTCCTTGCAAAGACTCAGTCAATGAAAATCCATGGACTTTTTGTTTACTGTAGCCCTCCCAACTTCTTGTTCCTTTCTATAAAAATGTTCTTCCCTTACCGCATGGGAACTTGCATGGAGCTTGCCATGGTTGCAGACTTCAAATTGCAATTCTTTGCTGGTCTTGAATAAACCCATCTTTACTGGAGAAATATCTGACAATCTATTGATTTTAGGTCAGAAATATGAAGTCAAAGGGCATTTATAAAGCACATACAATGTATTGATGCAAGAGATTGTGGTCAGTTTTGCAAAAGATATTTAGTGGAATAAGCTGAAACATGAAGTTCTTCTGCATGCGTACTTTCTTCTGCAATAGAACTCGTCTTACCTTCTGTTCCTGTCGTAAAGACAGCCTGACAATTTCAAAATCTCTGAATATTTCAATTTAGTTCAATTAGCTCTGAATACCAAGTAATATATAAGTTTGGTTATTATTCCAAGTCTTCTAAAGAATAGATTTCAGTTTTAACTTTGGCTTTCCATtttcttaagattgttttttaacttttacagAGGTAATTAAAGTACATTACATATGTATAAgtcaaagaaatacagaaatgccAAAATTACCAAAGAATATGTCAAGAAATAGATACAGGAAGTGAAGAAATGTCTctgtggaaatattttttttatcacaCTTGGCTATAATGGGCGTGAAAGAGCATAATGACCCTATTTTGATGCTTTCTGTATTGTGGAAGCAAAATTTAGGAAGTTGAGAGATGAGTTATAAACCACAGCAAACATATCATGTACAGTGGTATGTTATTACATATTTCAGCTAGGAAAGTGACAATCATCATAAAAATTTTGATGATCAGAGAATATCCTCTGTAATTTTTCaaggttttaaaatttgttgataCATTCTTTATGGCTCATATATGGTCTCTTTTAGAAAATGTTATCTgagtgctggaaaaaaaaatgtggtttatACAGTTGTTAGGTGAAGCATGCCCATGTGTTTTTTTCAGGCCAGATTGGTTGGTCATGTTGTTTAACTCTTCTATACTGTTACTGATTCTTTGCAGCTTTGTCTTTTAAGTATTGAGAGAAGTTTGTTAGAATCTTTAACTGTGACTCTGGTCTTATATATTGTGTCTTTTAGTTTCTCTccattttgctttatatattttgataatGTTATTAAGTTTGCTAAGTATTTTTGTCCCTTGTAAAATTGccacctttttattttaaatcagccttctttatctcATAAGTCTTAACATATTATTTGGTTATAATTAACATATCAATCAGGGGCTTcccggtggtgctagtggtaaagaacccacctgccaagttcagtccctgggtcaggaagattccctggagaagggcctggcaacccacttcagtattcttgcctggagaatcccagaggagcctggagggctaaagttcatagggctgcaaagagatgactaaagtaatttagcatgcatgcacagtatcagttcagtcactcagtcgtgtctgactctttgcaaccccatgatctgcagcacgccaggcctccctgtctatcaccaattccaggagtccacccaaacccatgtccatcgagtcgatgatgccatccaaccatctcatccattgtcgtccccttctcctcctgccctcaatcctttccagcatcagtgtcttttctaatgagtcagctcttcgcatcaggtggccaaagtattggagtttcagcttcaacatcagtcctttcaatgaacacccaggactgatctcctttaggatggactggttggatctccttgcagtccaagggactctcaagagtcttctccaaaaccacagttcaaaaccatcaattctttggcactcagctttctttatagtccaactcacacatccatacatgactactgggaaaaccatagccttgactagatggacctttgttggcaaagtaatgtctctgctttttaatatgctgtctaggttggtcataactttccttccaaggagtaagcatcttttaatttcatggctgcaatcaccatctgcagtgattttggagcccagaaaaataaagtcaaccactgtttccactgtttccccatctatctgccatgaagtgatgggaccggttgccaagatcttagttttctgaatgttgagctttaagccaactttttcactctcctctcactttcatcaagaggctctttagttcttcttcactttctgccataagggtagtatcatctgcatatctgaggtgattgatatcaACCATTaacaaatatatcaataatttaCACTAATAACAAATTAATAAGTAATTAATACATCAATATATCCATGccagttttcttttaattggttTTTTGCATGATATagtgctttcaattcttttcatttcaaaCAATCTGGAtcctaatgtttttttttttttaattaaattttattttattagttggaggccaattacttcacaacatttcagtgggttttgtcatacattgacacgaatcagccacagagttacacgtattccccatcccgatcccccctcccacctccctctccacccgactcctctgggtcctcccagtgcaccaggcctgagcactcgtctcatgcatctcacctgggctagtgatctgtttcaccatagataatatacatgctgttcttttgaaacatcccaccctcaccttctcccacagagttcaaaagtctgttctgtacttctgtgtctttttttatgttttgcatatagggttatcgttaccatctttctaaattccatatatatgtgttagtatgctgtaatgttctttatctttctggcttacttcactctgtataatgggctccagtttcatccatctcattagaactgattcaaatgcattctttttaacggctgagtaatattccatggtgtatatgtaccacagcttccttatccattcatctgctgatgagcatctaggttgcttccatgtcctggctattataaacagtgctgcaatgaacattggggtgcacgtgtctctttcagatctgatttcctcagtgtgtatgcccagaagtggtattgctgggtcatatggcagttctatttccagtctttaaagaaatctccacactgttttccatagtggctgtactagtttgcattcccaccaacagtgtaagagggttcccttttctccacaccctctccagcatttattgcttgtagacttttggatagcagccatcctgactggcatgtaatggtacctcattgtggttttgatttgcatttctctaataatgagtgatgttgagcatcttttcatgtgtttgttagccatctgtatgtcctaaTGTTTAAAGTATGCCTTTTTTAAGCAACAATGATTCTTTTTGTCTTAATTACGCAGCCTGATGATCTTTGACTTTTGAGTGTTTATCCCATTTTGATTTACTATAATTTCTAATATATTTGGATTTAATGTCTTATCTTTCTAAAAGTAGACTTTCAATTtggaataattttcaaaattaattaatttacttatttttttttattttttggctgtgtcttcatttctttctctagttgcagcgagcagggttgctctctagttgtggtgcatgggcttttctttgcagtggcttctcttgaggagcacaggccctagggtgAGGGATTTCAgaagttgcagcacgtgggttcagtgattgtggctcccaggctggagagcacaggctcagtaattgttgCACGTGGGCTTACTTGctctgccgcatgtgggatcttcctggaccagggatcaaaaccacgtaTCCTACATTGGCAaccgtgttctttaccactgagcaaccaggaaagccccagaataattttagatttactaaACACTTGTATAGATAGCACAAGGAGTTCCTGTGGACCTCGGCCCAGTATCTCCTCTTGTTGATATCTTACATAATTATAATCActtgtcaaaactaagaaatcaGCATTGGCACATTGCTGTTAAGTAAATTCCAGCCTCCATTTGGGTCCCACCACTTTCCATTAACGTCTTTTTTCTGTTCCTGTATCTAATCCAGCACGCCACACGGCATTAATTCACGTGTCttttatctctttacagctgTGACAGATTCTTAGTTTTGTCTTTCATGAATTTGATGCATACTCAtgagttattttgtagaatgttcctCCATTTGGATTTTTAGGATGATTTTCTGATGATTACACTGGGATTATTGATTTGGGATAAGAATCGTGAAGATGAAGTGTCCTTCTCATCACATCATATGAGTACATGATATTCAAGTGATATCAAGTGGTGATAATAACCTTAATCACTTGGTTAAGTGACGGATTTTCTACTGGaagtttgttgtttttcctttttccttaccTCTTTTTTGGAAGTAAGTCACTAAGTCCAGCCCAAACTCAGGTGTGTGTGAGGGGGTTGGAATTAAACTCCACCTTCAAGAGGCTCCACTTATATTATTAGGAATCCTTCTGAAAGGAAGCCATTTCTCCCTGTGGCatctgttgttttgtttctttagtccTTAATTTTTGTCTACTTTTGTGTTAtacagatattttcttttattccattttctccccttttcagatttttaaatctaaaattttgcattttctttttatcgGTTGCCCTAAAAATTACTATATTCTTGCCACATTGCAATTTTCTTTAAAGCTGTCTCTAACAATGTATTGTATTATATAATACATTGTATTATAAATCTATTTATCCCCCTATTATGTTATTTTTGTCATATACTTTACTGTAcagtatgtatttatttctactgaccattattattgtcattttaaacaACACAAACTGCTCCTGTTATTAGGAATAATCtacttctctgtctttttctcccagcttcattaaaggaaaagaattgcATAGCTGTTTGAAAAACCATTTGTCAAAACAATTAATAGGAGCCCTGTTGAAATATTGATAAAAGTTCAACAGTTTATAAAGAACTAATTTTGAATAACAAATTGGTCAGTGTGAAAAAACAGCAATGTTTTTTCATAAAACTAGAATTCTCAAAGAGGTTGAGGAGGGTAGTGTATCAAATATTCCTTCTCAAGTTAGAGAAAACTAAGGGAATAACAGCCAGGAGTTGGCATGAATTTAGGCACAACCTAAGCCTAAGAGTATAATATCTTGAGCACCCAGTAGGAACTAAAgatcaagaagaataaaacaaagCCTAGTCGTGTTATTTTTTTGCAGAACTTTTATTTTcatgccatttaaaaaatgtaacagtAGTTTTAACTTCTTTGTtccaaaacaaagagaaataccACATAGTAAACATTGAACAAGGCATTATGCCTTACAAGCAAGACATAAAATGTCCAAGGGAAATTTCAACATAAAAATGTTGACCACATAATATGAAATCATTTCAATAAATAACAActgacattctttaaaaaaaaaagtacagaaatagaAATGCCCATACTTTCCCTGATTCTAATAGTGATTTCACTGTCTAATTGTATGAACTCCCCTCTCCCACTCACTGCCTCCACCTCTCTCATAGTGTCTGGCACATTATGGTCTTCCAATAAATACCAgttgaataaaacatttaaaattcatcATCTTCATATTAAATAACAATCAGGACTGGGTTATGTTTGATTTAACATAATCACATCTTTAAACACCAACATGTGAAAGACTAAAATACcagctttgaaaaataaatacatatataaataaatagaactcATATAAAATAGTCCAGCACATCAAGTTCTTTCCAGTTGTCCCTGGAAACCAGCCGTTCTCTTCTTCATTTTCAGTTCCTATAAGAGCAGAGATCACTTTTCAGGAACTGTCACCAGTGAACTTCTTACTTCCCTCTAGGTCAGTTGGTGCTgcccctgcaatgagaaaagGGTTAGGGTTACAGGTGCTGAGGAAAGCTAACCATCTTGTACAGGCCCCAAGGCTGGAGGGACTTCTGCATGCAGGCCCTGGCCCAGCTCTGCACTCAGAAAAGGTTTCTGCTTGAAGGCATTAAAAAACTTTCACAGGCATCCTAGAACTCAGGAAGCTTTCACTGCAAAGTCCTGCTCTTCACTGCTAAGTTTCTGAGGTCCCTGTTGcccaaaacccaggtctccacttTTCAGGTAGAGAACATTGAGAAATGGAGGTAAACAACATCTGCTCTTTAATGGGCTGGAAGCTTTTTACCATTTCTGGTTAAATTTCCTTAATCTTTTGAaatcgctcagttgcgtctgattctgtgtgaccctatggactggaggccaccaggctgctccgtccatgagattctccagtcaagaacattggagtgggtagccattcccttctccgggggatcttcctgactcaagggctgaacctgggtcacctgcattgcaagtgaattctttaccttctgagccaccaggagagccctaCTGAATCTTTTAGGAACATACAGACTCATTTGAATGGAGATGGAGAGCAGGATCAGGACAGAGGGAGCTGGAAATAGCCTTCTGACACTACAGCAGATCAAATTTAATGGGGAAATAATGGTTTTTAGTCCTACAACTAAACTGTGGGTTTCTTGAATAATATTTTCAGGAGGTTGATGCCAGTATTTGAGACCAAAGGCTCTAGTTGCAAGTAGGCATAAAATTAATGACTTACTTGTTCAGCATCTTATTGATGATTTTCTTAACCATGGGAGCTTCAGGGTTGAGACAAGCTTCCTGACCATTCTTGAGAGTGGCTctgcagagagaagggagaatCAAGGTGAGGCAGGAGGTCGGGCTGCAAGTCTAGGCTGGGGCATCCGGACGGCGGGGGTGATGAGGACAACAAACAGTGGCTCTACTTACATGACTTCGGTTTGGCCGCAGTGGGGGCCGGGAGGCGTCACCTTCACGCTCTGGATGTTCTTGAGGTGAATCCCCTGCAAGGTCTGCAGGCAATGGCAGCGCAGTTCGTTGACCACGGGCGCCCCTGCGGGAAGGACAGAGTGGGTTAGGGGCTGTCCTCACGGGCACCCACCCACCCCCGTCCCGCCCTGGGGATCCCGGGCGCCGGGTCTCACCTGCCGCGCGCCGGCCGGAGGCGACCAGGAGCAGGAGCAGCATCGCGGCGCGGAGGAGCCGGGGGGCGGCGGCGGTAGCGGCTCGGGCCATGGGTGTCAGCTCGGAGGGTCTGTGTCTGCGGCGGGAAGGCTGGCGGGAGCGCTGGCTGAGCGGGCTCTGTGGCTCCCCGAGCCGAGCGAACCCCTTTTATCCATGGTTGGGGCGGGAGTTGGCAGCCCCGGGCCCGGGAAATTCCCGGACGCGCGGGTCATTCCCGGGTCCGGAAGGAAGGCTTGGCCCCGCCTGCCTCCCGGGGAGTCCATGCGCGCGGGGTGTCCTCTGTGCCCAAATCCCCACGGGGGGAGTGAGTCGCCGCCAGGCTGGGGCTGCCTACGGTCGAGAGGGGTGTCGTGGGCGCCCGGACACCCCTGGTTGTCAGCGGGCGTTGTCTGATTAGACCAGCATAGAGATGCACCGCAGCTTAGCGGGGGTGTTAATTTCTTTCAAAGACACTTCTATTTTGGAGATTGAAAGAGTTGAGGCTAGAATGGCagcctttgtttgtttgttttgtctgtctttcctctttctctttaattTGCGTTTTGTAGATTTTGTGAATCCCTGAAATAAACGCACTGTTTAAAATAACATCTGTCATCTCAGGTTATATGTAAGAACCTTTGTCTAATTCCTGATGTTCTAGGATCAAAAATAAATCACGCTAGTGccattgatttgttttgttttgagatgGGGACTCCCGTGGAGGGCCAGGGACCTGACTATTAAACGGGTTGATTCCCTGTTTATTTTAGGATACTGTGTTGTAATCTCTTATCTGTCCTCTCTTAGAAATTCTGGAACTTAGTGATTCCAAGAGCACCACTTTTTGCTATATACAAGGCTGTGTTTTCACTCACCACAGATATCAGGTATTATAAAGGGTCATGTTTGGCACAGAAGGTCCCTTCAGCTTTCCTAGGCCTGTCTGTGGGCAGAAAAGATCTTAAGATCAGAAAGTGAGTGCCTAAGTTTCTTTAGGCAGCAGACAGATATGGCTTTGGACACATACTAGATCACTAGTACGTTTCACTCCGCGTTACTTGAATTTGCCTATTTCTTTGGACTGACTCCCTCTTGGGAACCAACTATCAATGTACTTACATTTCAAATTCTATGTAACTGAGGCCTTCTCACTTTCAGCGTCAGTTTCA
The nucleotide sequence above comes from Muntiacus reevesi chromosome 22, mMunRee1.1, whole genome shotgun sequence. Encoded proteins:
- the LOC136152685 gene encoding growth-regulated protein homolog beta-like gives rise to the protein MARAATAAAPRLLRAAMLLLLLVASGRRAAGAPVVNELRCHCLQTLQGIHLKNIQSVKVTPPGPHCGQTEVIATLKNGQEACLNPEAPMVKKIINKMLNKGSTN